atataagtatattggggtatttggtaacctcatcttttaaacttatatctaattaataattgtcttatgaatgacaaagattttcagaaaaacgttgagacaaggttagatatatgagatcaccttgcaacgatatttttttttatacagttatacactgggactttgtgtatattgtgcatggaagaggacttccaatattttgaaaagtatatatgtatatatatatatactgaatattttgcgacttcatcgcattaagatatcaacttggttcatttcttttgaccaagactttcatgagtactatgagaaggctcatatattgttaatcattatacatattattttggtgggcttgctgctcacccttgctttcttctttcatcacacaacatcagatagataagatgaaccggaccaagctcccgattcgcaagaggttaggagacgttccgcagttttctagaagcactgatgccgccatagctgaggtaggaactaccaataggctaggctttcaacttttgatgtatcagattatgtatatttatgaattgtaataatggcaaagaaatgtaaatttattcagaaacctgtttaaggtgtattggcatataattgtggaataaaacgacttgtgattatttttggatattcatctctgagactataacttgtggtgtgtgtgtttattgtggggtcacagtacagagtagttgattatttattaagattgggtgttgttaagggaaatggaactcgtgacaacccggatccccgaccccggatttgggggtgttacactcttcaacatttaatccgggtttacttgatccatgagtagactatcaagacaaatcattatttgagcatggccatgcttttatagtctcactcaatcaagaggccaataatatctctcctaattataggagggttaaatcctttatctatcattcatatttctcatacgactcatgatatacccgatgtccacttttatcatcacccgatcaaaagtcacttttaatgtagtcaaagtatattaatcctcgtatagaaatataatgatttcaagtcaaaggatcgttacaccattatcactgtgagtctttcttatgactttattaaacatgaagaatctcactgtgggtctgtccagtaccatgtactctcacatgtacctatgtattgactttagtatccccatacttataaccaatgagatgtggttatcttgtcaaacaacatactagtctatctatgtattattattgtcctatataagaatactcgactagggacctttaagaatataatatattatataatctcaagttcaagtcatgtacttaaactatacaatgtgtatcatgattctaaggacatttattatgctaacaaaatatcgcagtaattaaggtcatactaaatacatttattgaatgatcaactgacataaatatttaaaagaataatgtattgcctctagggcacctacactaacagtcCCAGCAAACACATGCACATCCCGCAACCTGCCAATaaagggtacgtgggcacgtgactgtgacagctatcaacaaccaacacaccagacaagcacggcgcgtgtcagaaggccgttaggacaccctggaggtggtcctcccctgaacacgtgtaagcaatccatccaagtcaggcgtcctccgctcccaagatccaacgaccctgatttagaggtaacaacccctaaaccctacctttgggctatatatgcctccaaggctgaagggtttagggATTAGAAAAAATATTCACACTCTTGCACACTCTCTCTCTCATATCCGGAGTTATCAATAATACATCCGATTTTTACTCCGATTAATCTTTCCAATTAATCCTCGATTTTCAATTAATCCCAAATCGGTAACTCGATCGATCTTCCCCGATTTTCGATTTTTACAACACTGCTCCTTAGTAATTAAATCCGCAATAGTTTGTACCTTTCAAGATTCATGCAGTTTCGGATGAGATAAATTACATTGAATTCATATTAAATCGTAATTCGAATCAAATTTTTTGTTCCGATTCTCGGTCCATTAGAAAATAATCTGGTGATCAGGTGATGCATAAAAAGAGTTCAGTTCAGCGACTCTCTGAGCATGAAGCCATGAGCTAATTATGAGGAGTTAAATAGGTTTGGGCTAGATCTAATTTTCTTTAAAATGGGCGGCGAGCCCAAACAACTTTGGGCTGGACCTAGTTGTACTTAACAATCCTGGCCCATAAATATTTCGTAGCTATCGTCCCGTCCTAACAAACAATACCAGTTAATTCGTTGACGCCATTCATCATTTTCATCAATTTCCTCCCTTCAAATTATCaggtactctctctctctctctctccccatctctctctctctctcataatctctctctctctctctcccacctctctctctctcagttTTAGATATGATCAAACCTGTTTAAATTTCATTTATCTAGGTTattgataataaaatttaatttttatttgattttaaaagGTTAAGAAGATGACAGGTGAATTACAGCTACAACAATTAGATGATCAGAACCCTAGCGACTTAGATCCTCTAATTGATAATCGCCATCGCGATGAGACTGAAATACTAAAAGATGATGTCGATGATCATGATAATATTGATGATGATGTTGAAGATGGTTCTGTTCCTTGTTGTCGAATTTGTCTCGAATGTGATGTCGATGCCGATGATGAGACTGGTGAATTACTTGCCTCTTATTTTTATTATTAGAAAGTTGGGTTATGTAGTGTTTTCGTTTCTTTGTCTTGTATATGTAGTATTATTTGCGGTGTGAAGATATATATATTCTGCGTAGGCGCCTTTGATTTCCGGATGAGATTGGATGTTACATTGTTATTAGGTTAATAATTGGTGTCGTTTTTTGGAATTTAAATTTGATGAATATTGCAATTTGGTTTTATAGGTAAGAGCATTTACAAAAATCTCCACCTTTGTTTGTGCTTATCAATTAGTTATGAGTTTTATTTAAATGGTTTATCTGGTTGCTATCCTTTCTTTCCTGTCCGTGAAGCTTGTGCAAATTGGTTTTGATTTGCTACACGTATGAAGTTGTGTGATCTTGTTAAAGAGCTCGAAGCTAGATAAGAAAGTTATAAACTAAAATAAGcaataaaacaaaaaaattagAGAGAGAATGGAGATCAAATATAGAGAAAATAGAGAAATAACAGAGAAAAAAGTGAGATAAAGTTATCTTGTAGAGAAAGATTACAGAGAAATTGGTGGAAAAATTTGCATTTTCTTATAATGCATAATGAAAATGTGTACAACTGCTTTAGTCATATATTGTACTTTTACTTTCCTAAACTGTCTAAAATACCTTCCTGCGTTATAACACTTATAGTGCTACTGTTAAATTATTTAGTAAATACTGTAGTCCTTAGATTCTTCCCTTTTTAAAGAACAAACATGTCCGCTGAAGGAATTCTGGTAAATTGTAGCTAATTAGGTCTTCATCTTCGCTGGTGGCTCAACACTGCACCCCTTACATTGCACAACCTGGTACACAACCTTGTGATCCCTTGTGATGCTCCTCTGATCTAAGCTGTCAAAGACTTCAGTCAAAAGTTCCCTTTTCTGTGACCCAGGGCAACTGCTGTTGCACATTGGACTGTCCCTCAGATTTTCTTAAGTTAAGATACATGGAATACTGGATTTCTTAAGTTGGGATACATGGAATACTATATGCACCCTTGAGGATTCTAGCTGTGCCAGCTTTTAAGCTGCTGGTCCAGCTTTTCCAGTATTTTATATGGTCCATAAAACTTAGGTGAcaacttcaaattattttttagGGAAACTGTAGTTTGTCTATACGGTTGCGGCTTCAAGTATACCCAATATCCCACAGTAAACTCTCTCTCATTCCTGTCGGTGTCAGCATAAGCTTTCATTTTTTTCCATGGTTGTCTCTAGTAGTTCTTTCAGTACTTCCCATTGTTGTTGTCTTTCTGCTAGCATACTCTCTGTACTATGAAGATTAGTGTGAACCCTTGTGCTCCAAACTAAGCCAATAGGCTCAACTCCATATACCACCTGATAAGGATTGAGTTCAAGGTGGTACGAAAGGTGGTGTTATACCACCATTCTGCTGCAGTAAACCAGGAAGCCCGGTTCTGGGGATTCTGGAAAGAAAGTCATGATTCTTGAGTACTATTTAAGGCATTGGTTAAAGCTTTCAATGCTCCCATTAAATTGTGGATGGTCAGAAGAGCTCATGTTCAGCCTTGTTTCTGAGATTTTAAACAGGGTCTGCTAGAATACACTAATTCACTGAGAAACAAGCTGTCTCTGTCACTAAGAATAGATTCTGGAAGCCCGTGAAGCTTGTAAATGTTTTCGAAGAATGTGTGAGCTAGACCTCTTACACTAATTGGATGAGGTAAGGACAGAAAATGACAATACCTATTGAATCTATCAACAAACACCCATATTACCTCAAACCCCTTGGATTTTGGCAGCCCGTGAAGCTCTCCAGGGTTCTTGTGGTATGTCCAGAGATTTCGATAATCCGGGACTTTTCACATTTTTTCCCTTGACCTGTTGGCGCACATTGCATTCCTCACCCACCTCCTAACATCCTGTCTTGTGGTTGTCCTTTGAAATAATTCATTATTTTCTCCCTAGACCATTACAGTGAAGCTCTTCATACACTTGCCTCCTTAATTCCCCACTATCAAGGACTACTTGCCTCTGTATTGTAGCAAAGCTTGTTTCAAGTAATATTCCGGTGGACCAGCTTGTTTGTTTCAAGAAAACCTCAGTGATGATTTCTTTTATCTATTGGTCTTTTCTTATAAATCTCTACAATCTGTCCCATCCACATTGGCACCACAATTGACAGTTGAGCCAAGTCCATCTAATTTCTTCCTTGGATCCTTTGTTTAACATTATGGTTTCTCCCTCCCAATCAAACTCTAAGGTGTGCTCCATGTAGTTTCACCTCATCTCCCCTAATTGTGACAACTCAACTCCCGAAATCACCCAACCAAACCAAACCTTGGTGCTAAACTCTTGTCCCTCCCATGGCTACTTGATATATCACTACACGAGTGTTACTTGTAATCTGATGTTGCTTTATTTTAATATCTAAAATTCTACCAAAGGTTTAAGGTTAGAATCCCGTGAACATATTATAACTAAACATTATGTTATTATTTTATAGATATGTACAAAGCTATATGGTTCGAATCCCATCAATTACGTATCAGTGTTTTCTTTTTTATTGCCTGCCACAATATGTTCTCTTTCTAAAGGAAAACACacattaaaatatataaataataagaTAAACATATTACAAGTTATAAATAAAAGGTGACAGATATTAAAAAAGATCTTGCATTGCACGGGAGCAATGGAATAATGGATAGCTAAAAGCAGATACAGATTTGTAATTGACCcctataccattttcatccattgtTATTATAGGCACTAGGCACTCACATAGGTTAGTGGTGCACTTCCCTAGGTGAGGCTACTTGAAATAGGGGTGTGCCTCACCTGCTGGGGTCAAATGTGAGGTCTCTTCCTCAGCTTTTGTTTCAGAAACTGCTGTATAGTTTGTATAATTGCTGCTTAGTAACTTTGTTCTGTTCCAACTCAAAAGTAAATTACGATGCGTGCATATTGAATATATCTTTTTTCTTTTTTGCTGCTATCCTGAATTATGTACTCGTGTCTGATTAATCTATTGCTCTTTTTTTCTTGTCAGATGGTGAGCTGATATCTCCCTGCATGTGCAAAGGCACTCAGCAGTTTGTGCACCGCATGTGCCTAGATCACTGGCGCTCAGTTAAGGTCAGTGGCCATAGCCTGCCCGTAATACAGTAAAATAGAGTTTTATCCCTAATGTTGCTCGTAGATGTATTAAAAGTTTATTtaattgatattttaatttaatataggAAGGATTTGCATTCTCGCATTGTACGACTTGTAAAGCTCAGTTTCATCTTGAAGTAGTGAAGTTGGAGGACAGCTCCTGGCGTAAAATTAAATTTCGACTCTTCGTGGCCAGAGATGTGTTCCTTGTGTTTTTGGCTGTACAAACTGTGAGTAGCATTCTATTTCTTTTGTTATAATATTTACATGAACTCCATTTCACAACATTTTGGCCCTATGATATTGTACAATTTGTAAAGACGATTGGTTGTCATGCCCATGTTCGACCTTATTATCATTTTTTAAGGAGGAATGGCTTAAAGCATTTACTTTTCATGCTGACTATTTCCTCTTTTTTAGAATAGTTTCAGCTGAGGTCCTGAGGAATATTCCAACTTATCATTACTTCTAAACAGCTAAACTCAATCTCCATGCTTGAAAGTCACGTGTGTCCAGTTGATTGGCAAGTGACTTTGTTGTGTCCTAAATCATCCACATTTATTTGTTGTTGTAAAGCGAATCTGAGAGGTGTTATTGCTAGTTTTAGGGGGGGGGGAGCCATCACAGGCTCTGAAAATTTGGTGCGAAAATCAGCCCTGTGAGAATTGGTTTGATTAATAAGTATTGTATCATTGTTCTGTTGGTAAAAAAGAAACTAGGCCTGAAGTCTACATATTTGATGGACTACTTAATAGTATCTTCATTAATAGCTTTAGTCTTTGAATTTAAAAACCTTCCCAAAACATAGGTGAAGCTATGCTATAGCTCTGATTCTAGCTTAGATATTAATCACTTGAATATCATCGTTAACATCTTTATTGAGTTTTTAAAATCTACACTATTGAATTTAAAACAGTTTTGTACTTTGGGATATAACCCTTCACTCATCTTACTGATTGTTTTCTTTTTTATTCACATTCCCCCTGTTTTACTAATTAAAACTCGTGAGCACACGAGTAAAAGTAGTTTCACTTCCCTTCATTTTACTTTCCTCGCTTGTGCTCCTTAAAGAACCGGAGACTAATGTATTTTAGGCACACATTGATTTCACATGTCATAAAGTTAAGCCTATGCTGTTTAACATTTGCAACTTTTACATTATGAATTTGGTGGTTCTTTCATGTTTTAAATTTTAAACATGTACAGTGGATTTGTCTGTCTTCATATTTTCAGGGACCTGTTCTTTAAAAATCCAATCTATATATACATTCAAGACTTTATTATACAAGTATACGGTAACGAACTAATGGCTATCCCCTGTAAAATTCCTATACATGCTTTTTTTTGTGTAGGTGATTGCAGTAATTGCTGGTCTTGCGTACCTATTGGATAAGGATGGATCTTTTAGGAACTCATTTGATGATAGTTGGGATCGTTTACTTTCAAAGCATCCTATACCATTCTACTATTGTATAGGTGAAATTCAAGCTCTCTCATCTGATAAACATCTGGCCAGGGAGGGAGAGATTATGTACCTAATGTCTAGTATGAGTACTATAATAGCTTAGCATGAGTGCATGACAAATTCGGTTATTCTACTGCTTACTAAAGTCCTGCCTTGATAATTTCCTATTCTGAGCTGTTACTTGGCTAGTAAACATAAAACATTGAGTTTCCTTTTCATCTATATAATTGAGTCTTGATACTTTTGCAACCTCTCTGGAGTCTGGGACGTTAGACAGTTAAGGTCAGTCTTCAGTACTTTGACCATGAGAAAATATTTCGCAGGAGTGCTAGGATTCCTTGTACTACTTGGATTTTTTGGGCTCATACTGCATTGCTCCTCTCTTAATAGCAGTGACCCTCGCATGGCTGGCTGCCAGAACTGCTGTTATGGATGGGGAATCTTAGATTGTTTTCCTGCATCCATGGAAGCATGCTTCGCACTGGTTCTTGTTTTTGTTGTAGTTTTTGCCATTCTTGGCATTGCATATGCTTTCCTTGCTGCCACAATGGCCATTCAAAGGATTTGGCAGAGACACTACCACATCCTCACGAAGAGGGAGCTTACTCAGGTGATCAGTCTGCATCTTTGCATAGACTCTATTAACAATGTCAAATTTATGTATATCATCCTCGATTGGTAGCAACCTGAAAATATTGTTAGCACGATAGCACTAGATTAGACTTTGATGGCAGTTTTTATTCTGTCTCGCTAATTTTTTGATTACCATGGAAAGAGCAACTGAGCGACTGGTGACTTGAGTAGTAATTTTATTAATTTGTAAAGAATAAGTCTCTAGATCCTATACTCCCTATTTTTCCCATTGTTATACCTATTTATTTAACCATTAAATCCCTTTTACAATCTCTTAGGAATACATAGTAAAGGATCTCCATGGTTgttacactcctccaaaactgGACCCGGAACATGAAGGGCGTTTGAAAATGCTGAAGCTTCTGTAGCAACAGGAAATTAAAGTTGTGAACTTTTTTAAGCCTTGGGTTAACATAGGCAAGTTCTGGAGCTATACATTCGAAGGGCTTTTCTGAAGAGTATTGTCGTATATATAATAGTGTACGGAAAATGGTAACTTTTTCATGTTATATATGCTGATCCATAGGGTTCAAGAATAGCCAACTTAGCAGATTCCAGTGAAGTTGACAAATGTTGCGGCCAGTCAAGTAGTCAGTTGTCAGCATAATGCGTGTTACCACAATTTATGATTGTTCATCTATCTTTCAAATGCTCGctgaaaaattgaaaattcacAGCTGCCGAATGTCCACAAAACAAGGACCACTCTTATGAAGAGAAATTTCAGAATCCTTTGTATAGTATAAACTCCGAACAATGTTGTACGTGATAACTTCATTAGTTTATCGGTCCCAGTACTAGAGTGTACTTAGAACTAGAGAATTAATAATTTTATGTGTTTCGTATATATTTAGCAAAGTAATCAAGCAGATGATCAAAATTTAACCATGTTGTATAATCAGATTTCCTTTGAAAATGTATATGCAGCAGCTGATGCATCTGTTATCTCGTATGTCCATTTTGCGGTCTAAGTTCATCGACCATACCTTCACTAACAGAAACTAGGTCATCGCCACTTGTAAGTAAGTCTATTTCATCgatcataacatcatcatcacCAACAAAAACTAGGTTATCACCATCCCTAACTAACTCTATTTCATCAATCTCAGCTCCACCTTTGATTAGAACCCGAGTAGGGACGAATCCGTATTTCTTCATACCGATCTCAAGCAACTGCTGAAAGCTCTGTGGAAGTAACACAAGCTTCCCAGTAACATCTCCCTTCTGAGGGCAACTAACTGTTATTCTAGCAGCGGAATGTGCAACATTAAACgcacttttgttttgatttacaGACAAAAGCAAGTCGTGTTCCTCGCCATTAGCAGATGACATGATCCCGAATAGTGAGTTATGGAAGTTGTTACCACGTCGACGCCTAGTACGTCCCAGTGACTCCCGTTCGATCCTGTCATGAGAGATAGGCCGTATTGTTGGCTCACTGTTATATCTCCCAATAAAACGAACCCCGTGTTTCTCCTCAGGCAATTTAACATCAGCAGATTGAGTTCTTATAGGCTTTGGGGATTGGAAAAGAAGTTTTATATCTTCATGTCCTTGTTGCTCAGCTAAATTCCTAGGAGTCCAACCATGGTCATCAGCTTTGTCAGCATAACATCCTTGGTCCAAAAGAAATTTAACAATATCGATGTTACCCTCACAAACTGCAACATGGAGGGCTGTCGATCCGTTGTTCTTAGGACGGGTGACATCGCCTCCATGGCGTACAATTTCCTTTAACAGTTGCAAGTTATTTCGTTCTGCAGCAATACAAGCAAAATGTCCAGTATCACCTGAAGATAGTAAAGCGCCATTATCTTCCAATAGTCTTAACACTTGGTGGTGATTAGACAAGATGGCCTCCCAAAGTGGTACATTCCCTTCTGAATCTGCATATAGGTTGGGGGAAAGGAAATCAAGTTAATCATTTTACGATAGGTCACACATTCGAGCATATGAAAACAATCTTTCTATCGAAGATAAAAGCAAGATTACGTACACAAGCATCTTCATCAAACTATATCATAATAGACTATAATCTGATGTGGTAGTCTTGTGCAATCGTATACAGCAAGATTACGTACAAAAGCATCTTCATCAAACTATATCATACTACACTATAATCTGATACGGGAGTCTTGTGCAATCATATACGACCTACTAATTTAATGGCTACTTGGTAGACATGCATGAATTAAATAGTGAGGAAAAGGGGCAGTTAAGTTGTCTGGTTAGGAAAAATGTCATTACTCTAGGTTCACCAATCAAAGTAAGCATGGATATTTAATTGGGGACATGCCTCCATGTATTAATGAACGTGATCCCACCGGCTTTGGTAGTAATATATGGAAAGTCAACCCTAAAAACTAGACTGTTCATTCATCACATTCACTGCATTACGCAAGACTTTATGGAAAATCACCCCTTCTACATAGATACTTTATCTTATCCATTCTGCAGACAGATTTATCAACACTACTCCTCTCTGGTCATGACCAATGAACTGATTAGGACAGCATGTAACTATCAATCTATCGTGCAAATGCGATACTCTAGCGGTTATGTTTAGAGAATCAAATGAATAGTCCCCGTAAGAACATGCCAGAGTCAACTCAAGAATTCCTAATATAGTGCCACAGAAACAAGTGCTATTGATCCCTGATCACTTTGATTTGGTGTCGTAATTTACATAGATTATGTCAGAAGAGAAGCGAAATCCCAATTTACATATGTAATTAtgtaaatgacacattaacacataTACATTATATGCTGATATGTTTTGATAGGTACTCAAGTCATAGAATATGCTACAAGTTACATAATACATTACTCTTTACATGTTTATAGAGTGCAGGCAGTGATTATTGAGTACTATTTTAGATCCTAGTGGGTTGTGTAACAACTAACATGCTTGCAATAATTGAGAAGTATTCTACTATACTGACGTATCTTAATGGAACACGATTTGAAAGTTTATTGTCTTCATGTTTTGCTGAGATAACGATTTTTAACAGGGATGATGATTCTGGGATTACTAGGATATCTATAATATAGTTAGTCGTTAAATTCACGTGAACTAGATTTCAGTCACTTTTTAGTTCATATTCGTAGAATTAGCAGTTCTCCAAATAGAATACGAAGTGATCAAAGATACAAGAAGATAAATGCAAGTTCTAACAAGTCCAGGATTGTGATGCATGAAAAAACACAACCTTGGGAGTAATCATGATGCAAAGAAAATTGTACTTGCCTACCATTGCTTCTTTTATAAACTATATGACTTTGCTTATGAATTCAGTACTGGAGGATAAATACATACCTCTACTATTGGGATCTGCTCCATAATCCAGTAAGAGTAGCACACAGTTCTCGTTTCCTTTAGATGCAGCTATGTGCTGAAATTGTTAATACAAACAGAAGTTACTAAAAGGAATTTCCCTTCTAGTCATGTATGGAATTGGtaaatttttaaaagaaattcGCAAAAGAAAAAACAACTTACCAAAGCTGTCCTATTATTATTGTCCGACTCATTTGGATCTAGGCCCCGTTTGAGAAGTTGATTCAGTAGTTGGTCATCTCCTCTAAGTGCAGCAAAGCATAAGCTAAGAGGCAAGTCCATTCTACCTCGAGCTAGCATATGCTCTGTCTCTAGTAAAATTCCCTCCATAACTGGATCCTTTTGCTCTTTCAGATGCTGCAGCCACCAGTTAGTTAAAATGAACTTGACAGTCTTTGACAAATCTTAAAAGAGCGGGAGTGATGCGTCTCCAACATAAGGTTTTGTTTCAATTTCATGTGTCAAAGATTATATACATACCTCAAGGAGATTATTCATGATGATGGTCCCATCACCAACATTGGCCTGGATGATATTGAAAAATGTTGTGCGATTCAAACGTAATAGCTGGCTCAATCTTTTGGTACGTACTGTGAAGAGTTGAGGCCTATAACAAAGTACACCAATCTCACCACAAAGGTCACCGCTTTTTGCCTCACCAACAACCTATAATGAGTTATTAACACCATAATGTTTGTTAACTTCGTAATGCAAGTAGTGAGAACTAGAAAAGATGCAATGACATTAAAATATGCTTGCCTGTTCAACGCCGTTTTTAAGAACCAGCAGATCCTGTAAAAATTAAACCAGTCAGATCTCAATGTTTGTCAGACACGAGAATAAGATGTTTCTTGTTTTTGCTAAACTAAAATAAGATGTTTTAAGTTGTAAGAATGTGATATATTAAAAGAGAGGGTTAGGAACTGACAACTGCTCCGGTAACAAGTATGTACAAGTCCGTGGGTGCTTCATTTTGCAAAATGACATCCTCCTTGGGTGGAAAGTATTCAGCTTTCATCTCTGAAACCTGCAGCATTTACGTGGCATTTATGAGGTGAAAAAGAACTTCTGTATAATGA
The sequence above is drawn from the Apium graveolens cultivar Ventura chromosome 2, ASM990537v1, whole genome shotgun sequence genome and encodes:
- the LOC141708872 gene encoding uncharacterized protein LOC141708872, coding for MTGELQLQQLDDQNPSDLDPLIDNRHRDETEILKDDVDDHDNIDDDVEDGSVPCCRICLECDVDADDETDGELISPCMCKGTQQFVHRMCLDHWRSVKEGFAFSHCTTCKAQFHLEVVKLEDSSWRKIKFRLFVARDVFLVFLAVQTVIAVIAGLAYLLDKDGSFRNSFDDSWDRLLSKHPIPFYYCIGVLGFLVLLGFFGLILHCSSLNSSDPRMAGCQNCCYGWGILDCFPASMEACFALVLVFVVVFAILGIAYAFLAATMAIQRIWQRHYHILTKRELTQEYIVKDLHGCYTPPKLDPEHEGRLKMLKLL
- the LOC141708871 gene encoding potassium channel AKT1-like; the protein is MFKVPVICGTELDREIELSRDGSHYSLTTGILPSLGARSNRRVHLRNFIISPYDPYYRFWGSILVVLVIYTAWVSPFELGFLHKVRPPLSIIDNVVNGFFAIDIVLTFFVAYVDANTYLLIDDRKLIAWKYAKTWLAFDVISTIPYELAQKISPSPLRTYGFFNMLRLWRLRRVSSLFARLEKDKNFNYFWVRCAKLICVTLFAVHCSACFYYLIAAHYHDPSMTWIGASISDFKTRSIWLRYVTSIYWSITTLTTVGYGDLHAQNTGEMIYAIFYMLFNLGLTAYLIGNMTNLVVHGTSKTRQFRDTIQAASSFSHRNHLPVRLQDQMLAHLHLKFRTDSEGLQQQEILDTLPKAIRSSISHFLFYSLVDRVYLFRGVSNDLLFQLVSEMKAEYFPPKEDVILQNEAPTDLYILVTGAVDLLVLKNGVEQVVGEAKSGDLCGEIGVLCYRPQLFTVRTKRLSQLLRLNRTTFFNIIQANVGDGTIIMNNLLEHLKEQKDPVMEGILLETEHMLARGRMDLPLSLCFAALRGDDQLLNQLLKRGLDPNESDNNNRTALHIAASKGNENCVLLLLDYGADPNSRDSEGNVPLWEAILSNHHQVLRLLEDNGALLSSGDTGHFACIAAERNNLQLLKEIVRHGGDVTRPKNNGSTALHVAVCEGNIDIVKFLLDQGCYADKADDHGWTPRNLAEQQGHEDIKLLFQSPKPIRTQSADVKLPEEKHGVRFIGRYNSEPTIRPISHDRIERESLGRTRRRRGNNFHNSLFGIMSSANGEEHDLLLSVNQNKSAFNVAHSAARITVSCPQKGDVTGKLVLLPQSFQQLLEIGMKKYGFVPTRVLIKGGAEIDEIELVRDGDNLVFVGDDDVMIDEIDLLTSGDDLVSVSEGMVDELRPQNGHTR